The genome window TAGCCTAAGTGAGGAAGAACTCCACCACGACTGCCGTGAACGTTTCATACAAAAAAGCCCGCTGCGTTCGTGAGAGCACAGCGGGCCTGTAGAATCGGGTGCAACCGAACTTGTCCGAAAAGTTTGGTCACTTGAGGTATACAAAGCGTACTAACTAAACCGAATGCTAATCGCGCTGCCAGTCAGCCGTTTAGTGTTTGATGGCAACACGTGTCGAAAACTGCTTCTGATTGGGACCAACCACGAATGTGTAGGCACCGTCGGGTAGACCCGATAAGTCGAACCGACGAGCCGTACCTTTGAACGAATCGGTTTGAACCAGCACATTCTGCGCATCGTAGATAGCGACGTTCGCTTCCTCTACGTTCTTCGCCGGCAGATTCACTTCAAACTTGTTCTTTTCGTAAGCCAATACCGTAGGCTCCATAACCTGTTGCAGCTTGCTTTCGTCGATGTTCAGGGCATTGCCTTTGATCGTTAAGCCCTGCGACAACCACCAGGCATTGTTACCCGCCGTCAGGAAATACTGACCATCGGGGAGGCCGTTCAGGTTGAACGAAGTCGATCCCTGTTTATTCCTGGAAATAACTCCACGGTAGAGCATATTGCCGTCGGCGTCTATAATTGCCACGTCAATCGGCGTTGCCGTCTGTGTATAAAAGCGTACTTTCTTTTGTTCGGACTTCTCAATTTTCACCCCATTCGCTCCTGCACCATTGTCGGCTTTAGCATCTCCCATGCCTGCCAGACTCCATACTGAAAGTAGTACAGCAATAGATAAACGGAACTGTTTCATTTGGTTTGAAATTTATGTTTTACCGCAACAAAGGTGTGCGCCTAATGACATCATGTGCAAGAGAAGTAGGGCTGATTACCAGAGATTTAAGAAAACTTCATCTAAAAAGTCAATTCGTTATTGACATAGTCAGGCATTTGTTGGAATAGTACAATAAGTCCCTGTAAATTGCGTATGAGTTGTATTTTTCTAATAATTCTAATTTTTAGGATTCTCTTTTTTTTTACACCTAGTTTTCATGCGCAAAGTGCAATTGGGTCGAAAAACGACCGTCGGGCCTGACACTGGAACCGATAGCTGCTTAGGCTATTCGTAAGCTGTAGTTGACTGGCCAAAGGACGTTTTCGAACTGGGTTTGTCTCATTAGACCACGACTTTGCCGGCAGCGAATCATGGCAAGAGGGTATAAGTTACAGTGAGTGTATCGGCCTGGTATCGATGATTCGCGTTCGGTAGGCTTGTCATCGGTACATAGTCGACAGAATTCCCCAAACGGGTCTCCACTTGTATCGCCCACGGTTTTTATTGTGTTGGCCGTTCGGATTACA of Spirosoma agri contains these proteins:
- a CDS encoding T9SS type A sorting domain-containing protein, with protein sequence MKQFRLSIAVLLSVWSLAGMGDAKADNGAGANGVKIEKSEQKKVRFYTQTATPIDVAIIDADGNMLYRGVISRNKQGSTSFNLNGLPDGQYFLTAGNNAWWLSQGLTIKGNALNIDESKLQQVMEPTVLAYEKNKFEVNLPAKNVEEANVAIYDAQNVLVQTDSFKGTARRFDLSGLPDGAYTFVVGPNQKQFSTRVAIKH